The following proteins are encoded in a genomic region of Myxococcus virescens:
- a CDS encoding HEAT repeat domain-containing protein, with protein MAEHEDLDALWRKARPDDLASLRRLDAALVRSGYQVEGKTVREWIAALAGDRIRWFDGRDAHDRVCQAGLAAVPALIEALARADQEASWQATRNMLGQCVAALGTIDPLPTCAIPALLDVLRQPVARVRRMALAVLTRMRPRATPMALRAVLPCLKERGDAPTRQHAAQVLAAMQDPLPEEVRVAALSLLGDAHRAVRREGLHVLARFPRDEEVLTALEEQAIVDDENRNEALRVLSLLAPARAITRLLEVASSARSRRQEDGPPPPSWRGPLGETRRLEDGKRALLFIARLGVRGAEALAPLDALRSVEVLAPYVDAVMDDITRAVLRQQAPPLRTDRFQEPLCAALLTDVAWPAERTEEPSLALRPWLESLAAFGTEVEVRVALAAARRVLWLWESQDPNNDWSRRAVMAMDRWLCEPSEEHAAQVAEVGNFTPSQFCAPDAFSAAWAVNYACGCVPRPSAPVASRRTEEDPLGACVHAACRALSRRSVITFALGASEESPEPLSPPVSAREVHRAIVDEVLPWACGAWDPVKDTPRLRKALRADGWRIPSAP; from the coding sequence ATGGCCGAACATGAAGACCTTGATGCGTTGTGGCGCAAGGCGCGGCCGGATGACCTCGCCTCGTTGCGGCGGCTGGATGCCGCGCTGGTGCGTTCCGGCTACCAGGTGGAAGGAAAGACGGTGCGCGAGTGGATTGCCGCGCTCGCCGGAGACCGCATCCGCTGGTTCGACGGCAGGGATGCACATGACCGCGTGTGCCAGGCGGGGCTCGCGGCGGTGCCCGCGCTCATCGAGGCCCTGGCGCGGGCGGACCAGGAGGCTTCCTGGCAGGCCACGCGCAACATGCTCGGGCAGTGCGTCGCGGCGCTGGGCACCATCGACCCGCTCCCCACCTGTGCGATTCCGGCGCTCCTCGACGTGCTCCGCCAGCCCGTGGCGCGGGTCCGGCGAATGGCGTTGGCGGTGCTGACGCGCATGCGCCCACGCGCCACCCCCATGGCCCTGCGCGCCGTCCTGCCGTGTCTCAAGGAGCGGGGTGACGCGCCGACGCGGCAGCACGCGGCGCAGGTGCTGGCGGCGATGCAGGACCCGTTGCCGGAGGAGGTTCGCGTCGCCGCGCTATCGCTGCTCGGAGATGCCCACCGCGCGGTGCGCCGGGAGGGGCTCCATGTCCTCGCTCGCTTTCCGCGCGATGAAGAGGTCCTCACCGCGCTTGAAGAGCAGGCCATCGTGGACGATGAGAATCGGAACGAGGCCCTGCGCGTGCTGTCGCTGCTGGCGCCGGCCCGAGCGATTACAAGACTGCTCGAAGTGGCGAGTAGCGCGAGGTCGCGTCGGCAAGAAGACGGGCCGCCTCCGCCTTCCTGGCGGGGCCCGCTCGGTGAGACCCGACGGCTCGAAGATGGGAAGCGAGCCCTCTTGTTCATCGCCCGGCTGGGCGTCCGGGGCGCGGAGGCGCTGGCGCCGCTCGACGCGCTCCGGTCCGTCGAGGTCCTGGCACCCTATGTGGACGCCGTCATGGACGACATCACGCGCGCGGTGCTGCGACAGCAAGCGCCGCCCTTGAGGACGGACCGTTTCCAGGAGCCGCTCTGCGCCGCGCTCTTGACGGATGTGGCGTGGCCCGCCGAGCGCACCGAGGAGCCGTCCCTGGCGCTGCGCCCGTGGCTCGAGTCCCTGGCCGCCTTCGGTACGGAGGTGGAGGTGCGCGTGGCGCTCGCCGCCGCGAGGCGTGTGCTGTGGCTGTGGGAGTCCCAGGACCCGAACAACGACTGGTCGCGCCGCGCGGTCATGGCCATGGACCGCTGGCTCTGCGAGCCCTCGGAGGAGCACGCGGCGCAGGTGGCCGAGGTGGGAAATTTCACCCCCAGCCAGTTCTGCGCGCCGGATGCCTTCTCCGCCGCCTGGGCGGTGAACTACGCCTGCGGGTGTGTCCCTCGGCCGTCCGCGCCCGTCGCCTCGCGCCGGACTGAAGAGGACCCCCTGGGCGCGTGCGTCCATGCCGCGTGCCGGGCGCTGAGCCGCCGGTCGGTCATCACCTTCGCGCTGGGCGCCAGCGAGGAGTCTCCGGAGCCGCTCAGCCCGCCTGTGTCGGCACGCGAGGTCCATCGCGCCATCGTGGACGAGGTGCTGCCCTGGGCCTGTGGTGCCTGGGACCCCGTGAAGGACACGCCACGGCTGCGCAAGGCGCTGCGCGCGGACGGCTGGCGCATCCCCAGCGCGCCCTGA
- a CDS encoding alpha/beta hydrolase family protein produces MGAGLFAGGAAAALGLRSALAPVSKDVQGINPRGDAWYDIRLTGDGLMDNQVLWFLSHATHGQSDVGDVLETASRIQPGDERSWFEAWIQTARRVHGHAQGAEAKGHLLSAGQAYARAANYYRAATMHYTDLEDPRTLEVTRQAATTFEKSNGLLGYDIQPLAIPYEGTTLAAYFVRSPHAKPSAPVILLHQGLHAWPEETKWVWEGATRRGYHVLMFHGPGQGRSLREHRLSFRPDWEKAVSPVVDAAERISGVDPRRILLMGLSFGGALAPRAAAFEPRIALCIANPGVLSWWESTSSHFNRFLPGSLALLKSHPEQFDQAITALADRWPTAQYWLRDVYWKHGARSPSELFRKLEEFTNEAIVDRIRCPVLIMEGEAEDASPGQSQKLYDALRGPKHLMMFTHEEAAPLHCQAASTALAEARLFDWLDENV; encoded by the coding sequence ATGGGAGCGGGGCTGTTTGCCGGCGGCGCGGCGGCGGCGCTGGGGCTGCGGAGCGCGCTGGCACCGGTGTCCAAGGACGTGCAGGGCATCAACCCCCGAGGCGACGCCTGGTACGACATCCGCCTCACGGGGGACGGGCTGATGGACAACCAGGTGCTCTGGTTCCTCAGCCACGCCACCCATGGCCAGAGCGACGTGGGGGACGTGCTGGAGACGGCCAGCCGCATCCAGCCCGGGGACGAGCGCAGCTGGTTCGAGGCGTGGATCCAGACGGCGCGGCGGGTCCACGGCCACGCCCAGGGTGCTGAGGCCAAGGGCCACCTGCTGAGCGCCGGCCAGGCCTACGCGCGCGCGGCGAACTACTACCGCGCGGCGACGATGCACTACACGGACCTGGAGGACCCGCGGACGCTCGAGGTGACGCGTCAGGCGGCCACCACGTTCGAGAAGTCGAACGGGCTGCTCGGCTACGACATTCAGCCGCTGGCCATCCCCTACGAGGGCACCACGCTGGCGGCGTACTTCGTGCGCTCGCCGCACGCGAAGCCCAGCGCCCCCGTCATCCTCCTCCACCAGGGGCTGCATGCCTGGCCGGAGGAGACGAAGTGGGTCTGGGAAGGCGCGACCCGGCGCGGCTACCACGTGCTCATGTTCCACGGCCCAGGCCAGGGCCGCTCGCTGCGGGAACACCGGCTGAGCTTCCGGCCGGATTGGGAAAAGGCCGTCAGCCCCGTGGTGGATGCGGCCGAGCGCATCAGCGGGGTGGACCCTCGCCGCATCCTCCTCATGGGCCTGTCGTTCGGCGGCGCACTGGCGCCTCGTGCGGCGGCGTTCGAGCCTCGCATCGCCCTGTGCATCGCCAACCCCGGCGTCCTCAGTTGGTGGGAGTCCACCAGCTCGCACTTCAACCGCTTCCTCCCAGGCTCGCTGGCGCTGCTGAAGTCACACCCGGAGCAGTTCGACCAGGCGATTACCGCGCTCGCGGACCGCTGGCCCACCGCCCAGTACTGGCTGCGTGACGTGTATTGGAAGCATGGCGCCCGGTCGCCGTCGGAGCTCTTCCGCAAGCTGGAGGAGTTCACCAACGAGGCCATCGTCGACCGCATTCGCTGCCCGGTGCTCATCATGGAGGGCGAGGCGGAGGATGCCTCGCCGGGCCAATCCCAGAAGCTCTACGACGCGCTCCGGGGCCCCAAGCACCTGATGATGTTCACCCACGAAGAGGCCGCGCCCCTGCACTGTCAGGCCGCGTCCACGGCGCTGGCCGAAGCGCGCCTGTTCGACTGGCTCGACGAAAACGTCTGA
- a CDS encoding DUF885 domain-containing protein, whose amino-acid sequence MLPESADARPQAAATLHALIQQEWQYQLEHSPTYASVQGDRRWNGRWDDLSLEAIEADHQHNLQVLAKLKTVDRKALSAADQLNYDLFRRDYETWVEEHRFKTYLMPVNHMGGIPEGIKQPPGVQTAYQLADNLRFETVKDYEDWVARLQGFGAYVDQVLALLREGLREKRIHPQVVLQRIPPQVAKQLVADPSDSGFFAPFRRFPKGIASAEQQRLSAAGRAAISQGVLPALKRFHQFLTEEYVPKGTEAVGIWQLPDGAELYAFLARKFTTTGLGAEEIHALGLAEVQRLRAEMEAVKAQTGFKGTLAEFFRFLRTDARFYARDGEELLMRYRALSKRIDPSLVRLFKTLPRQPYGVEPTPEAMAPDATTGFYYPGASDGSRPGTYLVNLYRPETRPLWEMVPLTLHEAVPGHHLQTALAAEQPGLPEFRRYGYYVAYGEGWALYCETLGDELGLYTSPYDKFGQLAYDMWRAVRLVVDTGMHVKKWTRQQALDFFMENSPRQELDTTNEIDRYIAWPGQALAYKVGQLKIRELRTRAEQALGSGFDVREFHDVVLLDGALPLDILEARVQAWVQARQRGAAAPTPQRAD is encoded by the coding sequence ATGCTTCCCGAATCCGCCGACGCCCGGCCCCAGGCCGCCGCCACGCTGCACGCGCTCATCCAACAGGAGTGGCAGTACCAGTTGGAGCACAGCCCGACGTACGCGTCGGTGCAGGGCGACCGGCGCTGGAATGGCCGCTGGGATGACCTGAGCCTCGAGGCCATCGAGGCGGACCACCAGCACAACCTCCAGGTGCTCGCGAAGCTGAAGACGGTGGACCGCAAGGCGCTCTCCGCCGCGGACCAGCTCAACTACGACCTGTTCCGCCGCGACTACGAGACGTGGGTGGAGGAACACCGCTTCAAGACGTACCTGATGCCGGTGAATCACATGGGCGGCATCCCGGAGGGCATCAAACAGCCGCCGGGTGTGCAGACGGCCTACCAGCTCGCGGACAACCTGCGCTTCGAGACGGTGAAGGACTACGAGGACTGGGTGGCCCGGCTCCAGGGCTTCGGCGCCTACGTGGACCAGGTGCTGGCCCTGCTGCGCGAGGGACTGCGTGAGAAGCGCATCCACCCCCAGGTCGTCCTCCAGCGGATTCCGCCGCAGGTGGCGAAGCAGCTCGTGGCGGACCCGTCGGACAGCGGCTTCTTCGCGCCGTTCCGCCGCTTCCCCAAGGGCATTGCCTCCGCGGAGCAGCAACGCCTGTCCGCGGCGGGCCGCGCGGCGATTTCGCAGGGCGTGCTCCCCGCGCTGAAGCGCTTCCACCAGTTCCTCACCGAGGAGTACGTCCCGAAGGGCACGGAGGCGGTGGGCATCTGGCAGTTGCCCGACGGCGCGGAGCTGTACGCCTTCCTCGCGCGCAAGTTCACCACCACCGGCCTGGGCGCGGAGGAGATTCACGCGCTCGGCCTGGCCGAGGTCCAGCGCCTGCGCGCGGAGATGGAGGCGGTGAAGGCCCAGACGGGCTTCAAGGGCACGCTGGCGGAGTTCTTCCGCTTCCTGCGGACGGATGCGCGCTTCTACGCGCGGGACGGGGAGGAGCTGCTGATGCGCTACCGGGCTTTGTCCAAGCGCATCGACCCGTCGCTGGTGCGCTTGTTCAAGACGCTGCCCCGGCAGCCCTATGGCGTGGAGCCGACGCCGGAGGCCATGGCTCCGGACGCGACCACCGGCTTCTATTACCCAGGGGCGTCGGATGGCTCACGGCCGGGAACGTACCTGGTGAACCTGTACCGGCCAGAGACTCGCCCCCTGTGGGAGATGGTGCCGCTCACGCTGCACGAAGCCGTGCCCGGTCACCACCTGCAGACGGCCCTGGCCGCCGAGCAACCCGGCCTGCCCGAGTTCCGCCGCTACGGCTACTACGTGGCCTATGGCGAAGGCTGGGCGCTCTATTGTGAGACGCTGGGCGACGAGCTGGGCCTGTACACCAGCCCGTACGACAAGTTCGGCCAGCTGGCCTACGACATGTGGCGCGCGGTGCGGCTCGTCGTCGACACCGGCATGCACGTGAAGAAGTGGACGCGGCAGCAGGCGCTCGACTTCTTCATGGAGAACTCGCCGCGCCAGGAGCTGGACACCACCAACGAGATTGACCGCTACATCGCCTGGCCGGGGCAGGCGCTGGCGTACAAGGTAGGGCAGCTCAAGATTCGCGAGCTGCGCACACGCGCGGAGCAGGCCCTGGGCTCGGGCTTCGACGTGCGCGAGTTCCACGACGTCGTACTGCTCGACGGCGCCCTGCCGCTGGACATCCTCGAGGCGCGGGTGCAGGCGTGGGTCCAGGCGCGGCAGCGTGGGGCCGCCGCGCCCACGCCTCAGCGCGCGGACTGA
- a CDS encoding BamA/TamA family outer membrane protein, with amino-acid sequence MTPLLTAVLGVLLVASPEEAPEGRFSVVPFVLPAYQPETSFLLGGAASLIYQPPASRGGRESQVMLAAAASTRGQFTLLLQPDVNLLDDRLNLTATASAARFPDRFFGMGARTRTEDEEDFTPIFFELELSPKWRIAPRLYVGPTVRYQHARFTYVAEDGAVRRMTGAEGGSTVQFGLTALYDSRDNTLNPVTGLMARLNLRRARDAWGSDYVFDVLRLDVRRYLTLPWGQRHVLAMQGLVDLRDGEPPFYDTGRLGGMELSRGYLEGRFRERQHLGAQVEYRAPLFWRLGGVAFVSAATVARSPRDFDLRDIKPAAGVGLRFAPMTDVPVNLRLDIAYGNEPSFYLNVGEAF; translated from the coding sequence ATGACACCGCTCCTCACGGCCGTGCTCGGCGTCCTGCTCGTGGCCTCTCCCGAGGAAGCACCGGAGGGGCGCTTCAGCGTCGTCCCCTTCGTGCTGCCCGCCTACCAGCCGGAGACGAGCTTCCTCCTGGGCGGCGCGGCATCGCTCATCTATCAGCCCCCGGCGTCGCGAGGCGGCAGGGAGTCCCAGGTGATGCTGGCCGCCGCCGCGAGCACCCGTGGCCAGTTCACCCTCCTCCTCCAGCCGGACGTGAATCTGCTCGACGACCGGCTGAACCTCACGGCCACCGCCAGCGCGGCGCGCTTCCCGGACCGATTCTTCGGCATGGGCGCACGCACGCGGACGGAGGACGAGGAGGACTTCACTCCCATCTTCTTCGAGCTTGAACTGAGTCCGAAGTGGCGCATCGCCCCCCGCCTCTATGTCGGCCCCACCGTGCGCTATCAGCACGCGCGCTTCACCTATGTCGCGGAGGACGGGGCGGTGCGGCGCATGACGGGCGCCGAGGGCGGTTCGACGGTTCAGTTCGGGCTCACCGCCCTTTATGACTCGCGGGACAACACGCTCAATCCGGTGACAGGCCTGATGGCGCGGCTCAACCTGCGCCGGGCCCGGGACGCGTGGGGCTCCGACTACGTCTTTGATGTGCTGCGGCTGGATGTCCGGCGCTACCTCACACTTCCGTGGGGACAGCGGCACGTTCTCGCGATGCAAGGGCTCGTCGACCTGCGCGACGGTGAACCGCCCTTCTATGACACGGGGAGGTTGGGTGGGATGGAGTTGAGCCGAGGCTACCTGGAGGGGCGCTTCCGCGAGCGCCAGCACCTGGGGGCTCAGGTTGAGTACCGCGCGCCCCTCTTCTGGCGACTGGGCGGCGTGGCCTTCGTCTCCGCGGCGACGGTGGCACGCAGCCCACGCGACTTCGACCTGCGTGACATCAAACCCGCGGCTGGCGTCGGGCTGCGCTTCGCCCCCATGACAGACGTTCCCGTCAATCTCCGGCTCGACATCGCCTACGGAAACGAACCCAGCTTCTATTTGAACGTGGGCGAGGCTTTCTAG
- a CDS encoding DEAD/DEAH box helicase, which produces MSATAQLLETVRKEAKPGIWSNGVNLARSGAVVLQSQKGGELELRVRAKGRPVALTVVLYPNDDAWECDCPSQVDPCEHVVAAAISIQQAEKQDTPMETAATRWARVVYHFTRADGGLELRRSIVQVDGTETPLEGSLTSLMARPAEAAKLQVENADLLADRILEQRRTRGTLAPETLEAVLKVLESARNVLLDGRPVAVSDEQVLPRAVVEDRSGQIVVTVSKDPRVQEVVSPGVALASDTLVRLGETSMSGPWLQHLPIVRTYSADHLGDLTSKIMPELGRRLPVEVRSKRLPRLDRELKPRILLELNQLDAGLSVLPTLVYGAPPVVRIDNGRMVYLRGAVPLRDEAAEQRLIHQLRDELNLVPGRRLTVQGSEMVRWADKLRRWRGDLAGDAAGLVSPDVKLRPSLHLESSVTGQGVPDVRFQLSFQVEGAKGEVKDVDAAAVIRAWTEGLGLVPLDGGGWAPLPRAWLDKHGQRVADLLNARQEDGKVSNHALPELTALCETLEQPPPPGLDRLAPLISGFEKLPPPELPAELNATLRQYQLQGVSWLGFLRGAGLGGILADDMGLGKTLQTICALGPGSLVVCPTSVLPNWAAELKRFRPSLKVCVYHGPGRALEPSADVTLTTYAIMRLDAAVLGAKTWDSLVLDEAQAIKNPDSQVARAAFGLKANFRLALSGTPLENRLEELWSLMHFTNPGLLGGRKHFEEKISRPISEGRQDAAEGLRRRIRPFVLRRLKRDVAPELPPRIESVMHVQMDERERSVYDAVMAATRKEVVALLNEGGSVLKALEALLRLRQAACHPALVPGQRANTSSKVETLVDALETAVSEGHKALVFSQWTSLLDLIEPRLKAAGIGFGRLDGTTANRGEVTERFQSQEGEPVLLMSLKAGGTGLNLTAADHVFLVDPWWNPAAEAQAADRAHRIGQERTVMVYRLVSQGTVEERILGLQEKKRAIFEAALSEAAAATAITREDLLELFS; this is translated from the coding sequence ATGTCCGCCACCGCCCAACTGCTCGAAACCGTCCGGAAGGAAGCCAAGCCGGGAATCTGGTCCAACGGCGTGAACCTCGCCCGCTCCGGAGCCGTGGTGCTCCAGTCCCAGAAAGGGGGCGAGCTGGAGCTGAGGGTCCGCGCCAAGGGGCGCCCGGTCGCCCTCACGGTCGTCCTGTACCCGAACGACGACGCCTGGGAGTGCGACTGCCCCAGCCAGGTGGACCCCTGTGAGCACGTGGTGGCGGCGGCCATCTCCATCCAGCAGGCGGAGAAGCAGGACACGCCCATGGAGACGGCGGCCACCCGCTGGGCCCGCGTCGTCTACCACTTCACCCGCGCGGACGGCGGCCTGGAGCTGCGCCGCTCCATCGTCCAGGTGGACGGCACGGAGACGCCGCTGGAGGGCAGTCTGACGTCGTTGATGGCCCGACCCGCGGAGGCCGCGAAGCTCCAGGTGGAGAACGCGGACCTGCTGGCCGACCGCATCCTGGAGCAGCGGCGCACCCGTGGCACCCTGGCGCCGGAGACGCTGGAGGCGGTGCTCAAGGTGCTGGAGTCGGCGCGCAACGTGCTGCTCGACGGGCGCCCGGTGGCGGTGTCCGACGAGCAGGTGCTGCCACGCGCGGTGGTGGAGGACCGCAGCGGCCAGATTGTGGTGACGGTGAGCAAGGACCCGCGCGTCCAGGAGGTGGTCAGCCCCGGGGTGGCGCTCGCGAGCGATACGCTGGTCCGCCTGGGCGAGACATCCATGTCCGGCCCCTGGTTGCAGCACCTGCCCATCGTCCGCACGTACTCGGCGGACCACCTGGGGGACCTGACCTCCAAGATCATGCCCGAGCTGGGCCGCCGCCTGCCGGTGGAGGTCCGCAGCAAGCGGCTGCCGCGCCTGGACCGCGAGCTGAAGCCGCGCATCCTGCTGGAGCTGAACCAGCTCGACGCCGGCCTGTCCGTGCTGCCCACGCTCGTCTACGGCGCGCCGCCGGTGGTGCGCATCGACAACGGGCGCATGGTGTACCTGCGCGGCGCGGTGCCGCTGCGCGACGAGGCCGCCGAGCAGCGCCTCATCCACCAGCTGCGCGACGAGCTGAACCTGGTGCCCGGCCGACGGCTGACGGTGCAGGGATCGGAGATGGTGCGCTGGGCGGACAAGCTGCGGCGTTGGCGCGGCGACCTCGCCGGTGACGCGGCGGGGCTGGTGAGCCCCGACGTCAAGCTGCGCCCGTCGCTCCACCTGGAGTCCAGCGTCACGGGGCAGGGCGTCCCCGACGTGCGCTTCCAGCTCTCCTTCCAGGTGGAGGGAGCCAAGGGCGAGGTCAAGGACGTGGACGCCGCCGCCGTCATCCGGGCGTGGACGGAGGGGCTGGGGCTGGTGCCGCTGGACGGTGGTGGCTGGGCGCCGCTGCCCCGGGCCTGGCTGGACAAGCACGGTCAGCGCGTGGCGGACCTGCTCAACGCGCGGCAGGAGGATGGGAAGGTCTCCAACCACGCGCTGCCGGAGCTCACCGCGCTGTGCGAGACGCTGGAGCAGCCGCCTCCGCCGGGCCTGGACCGGCTGGCGCCGCTCATCTCCGGCTTCGAGAAGCTGCCCCCGCCCGAGCTGCCCGCGGAGCTCAACGCCACGCTGCGCCAGTACCAGCTCCAGGGCGTCAGCTGGCTGGGCTTCCTGCGCGGCGCGGGGCTGGGCGGCATCCTGGCGGACGACATGGGTCTGGGGAAGACGCTCCAGACGATTTGCGCCCTGGGGCCCGGGTCGCTCGTGGTGTGCCCCACCAGCGTGCTGCCCAACTGGGCCGCGGAGCTGAAGCGCTTCCGTCCGTCGCTCAAGGTGTGCGTGTACCACGGGCCCGGCCGCGCGCTGGAGCCGTCCGCCGACGTGACGCTCACCACCTACGCCATCATGCGCCTGGACGCGGCGGTGCTCGGCGCGAAGACGTGGGACTCGCTGGTGCTGGACGAGGCGCAGGCCATCAAGAATCCGGACAGCCAGGTGGCGCGCGCGGCCTTCGGGCTCAAGGCGAACTTCCGGCTCGCGCTCAGCGGCACGCCGTTGGAGAACCGGCTGGAGGAGCTGTGGAGCCTCATGCACTTCACCAACCCGGGCCTGCTCGGGGGGCGCAAGCACTTCGAGGAGAAGATTTCGCGGCCCATCTCCGAGGGCCGGCAGGACGCGGCCGAGGGGCTGCGGCGCCGCATCCGCCCCTTCGTGCTCCGGCGTCTGAAGCGGGACGTCGCGCCCGAGCTGCCGCCGCGCATCGAGTCCGTCATGCACGTGCAGATGGATGAGCGTGAGCGCTCCGTCTACGACGCGGTGATGGCGGCCACGCGCAAGGAAGTGGTGGCGCTGCTGAACGAGGGCGGCAGCGTGCTCAAGGCGCTGGAGGCCCTGCTGCGGCTGCGTCAGGCCGCGTGTCACCCCGCGCTCGTTCCGGGCCAGCGGGCGAACACGTCATCCAAGGTGGAGACGCTGGTGGACGCGCTGGAGACGGCCGTCTCGGAAGGCCACAAGGCGCTCGTCTTCTCGCAGTGGACGTCGCTGCTGGACCTCATCGAGCCGCGCCTGAAGGCGGCGGGCATCGGCTTCGGCCGGCTGGACGGCACCACGGCCAACCGCGGCGAAGTCACCGAGCGCTTCCAGTCCCAGGAGGGCGAGCCGGTGCTGCTCATGTCCCTCAAGGCGGGCGGCACGGGCCTCAACCTCACGGCGGCGGACCACGTCTTCCTGGTGGACCCGTGGTGGAACCCGGCGGCGGAGGCGCAGGCCGCGGACCGCGCCCACCGCATCGGTCAGGAGCGCACGGTGATGGTGTACCGGCTCGTGTCCCAGGGCACCGTGGAGGAGCGCATCCTGGGGCTCCAGGAGAAGAAGCGGGCCATCTTCGAGGCGGCCTTGAGCGAAGCCGCCGCCGCGACGGCCATCACCCGGGAAGACCTGCTCGAACTCTTCTCGTGA
- a CDS encoding TetR/AcrR family transcriptional regulator: MGTKEQEARERILRATIVCIGRDGLDATGIREIAREAQVNSAAISYYFRSKEKLVALALEQTLDQAFGNVLEDFDRLRLEGLGIREAFETLLEDLMSNSLRYPYIAHAHFHDALAHQRYDSSAIQRLNAFLAELAGRLAPGAPHLPENRLRMALTQVWASLSLLTMMPRLFDQFILLDFGTLDTRRAWVQQASRLLFVP, translated from the coding sequence ATGGGGACCAAGGAGCAGGAGGCCCGGGAGCGCATTCTCCGGGCGACCATCGTGTGCATCGGCCGGGATGGACTGGATGCGACGGGCATCCGGGAGATTGCCCGCGAGGCGCAGGTGAACAGCGCGGCCATCAGCTACTACTTCCGGAGCAAGGAGAAGCTGGTTGCCCTGGCGCTGGAGCAGACGCTGGACCAGGCCTTCGGGAACGTCCTGGAGGACTTCGATCGGCTCCGGTTGGAGGGCCTGGGCATTCGCGAGGCGTTCGAGACGCTGCTCGAGGATTTGATGAGCAACTCGCTGCGCTACCCGTACATCGCGCACGCGCACTTCCACGACGCGCTGGCCCATCAGCGCTACGACAGCTCCGCCATCCAGCGCCTCAATGCGTTCCTGGCCGAGCTGGCCGGGCGGCTGGCACCGGGGGCGCCACATCTGCCGGAGAACCGGCTGAGGATGGCGCTCACCCAGGTCTGGGCCTCCCTGAGCCTGCTGACGATGATGCCCCGGCTGTTCGACCAGTTCATCCTGCTCGACTTCGGCACGCTCGACACGCGGCGCGCCTGGGTGCAGCAGGCGTCACGGCTCCTCTTCGTTCCCTGA
- a CDS encoding P1 family peptidase, which produces MNPFRLPLRLGVVSCLLLCSFPAEAQSTQARPRARDLGITFGGQSGPNNAITDVSGVEVGHTTLISGDTRGPRGKGAVRTGVTAVLPRGKNGVSEDVFAAIYALNGNGEMTGSHWLTESGQLAGPVMLTNTNDVGTVRDSVIAWAMKRGLEWELGLPIVAETWDGLLNDIYGFHVKATHAHRALDSARSGPVAEGSVGGGTGMVCHSFKAGIGTASRKLPESEGGYTVGVLLQCNYGARHLFTVEGVPVGEEINDLRPCYTGPKKPSPGMFKDVPPCSASRGDTQPRTPEGAGSIIVVVATDAPLLPHQLERLAKRVPLGIGKMGGLGGNSSGDIFVAFSTQRLKPPAGTAVASVSTLDNERMTPLFEATIQATQEAILNSMLASDTMTGAEGSRVFGLPQERLIQVMKKHGRLTTAAPAP; this is translated from the coding sequence ATGAACCCGTTCCGTCTCCCTTTGCGCCTGGGCGTCGTGTCCTGTCTGTTGCTGTGCTCCTTTCCAGCGGAAGCACAGTCAACCCAGGCGAGGCCCCGCGCCCGCGACCTGGGCATCACCTTCGGCGGCCAATCCGGCCCGAACAACGCCATCACCGACGTGTCCGGCGTGGAGGTGGGCCACACGACGCTGATTTCGGGTGACACCCGTGGCCCGCGCGGCAAGGGCGCGGTGCGCACCGGCGTCACCGCCGTGCTGCCTCGCGGCAAGAACGGCGTGTCCGAGGACGTCTTCGCCGCCATCTACGCCCTCAACGGCAATGGCGAGATGACAGGCTCCCACTGGCTCACCGAGTCCGGCCAGCTCGCTGGCCCCGTCATGCTCACCAACACCAATGACGTGGGCACCGTGCGCGACTCCGTCATCGCCTGGGCGATGAAGCGAGGGCTGGAGTGGGAGCTGGGGCTGCCCATCGTCGCGGAGACGTGGGATGGCCTGCTGAATGACATCTACGGCTTTCACGTGAAGGCCACGCACGCCCACCGCGCGCTCGACAGCGCCAGGAGCGGTCCCGTCGCGGAGGGCTCGGTGGGCGGCGGCACGGGGATGGTGTGTCACAGCTTCAAGGCCGGCATCGGCACGGCGTCTCGCAAGCTGCCCGAATCGGAGGGGGGCTACACCGTGGGCGTGCTATTGCAGTGCAACTACGGCGCGCGCCACCTCTTCACCGTGGAGGGCGTGCCGGTGGGCGAGGAGATCAACGACCTGCGCCCCTGCTACACCGGGCCCAAGAAGCCGAGCCCCGGCATGTTCAAGGACGTGCCGCCCTGCTCGGCGTCGCGCGGCGACACCCAGCCTCGAACGCCCGAGGGCGCCGGCTCCATCATCGTGGTGGTGGCGACAGACGCACCGCTGCTGCCGCATCAACTGGAGCGACTGGCGAAGCGCGTGCCGCTGGGCATCGGGAAGATGGGTGGCCTGGGAGGCAACTCCTCCGGCGACATCTTCGTGGCCTTCTCCACGCAGCGCCTGAAGCCGCCCGCGGGCACGGCCGTGGCCAGCGTGTCGACGCTCGACAACGAGCGGATGACGCCGCTCTTCGAGGCCACCATCCAGGCCACGCAGGAGGCCATCCTCAACTCGATGCTGGCCTCCGACACGATGACGGGTGCGGAGGGCAGTCGCGTCTTCGGACTGCCCCAGGAACGGCTCATCCAGGTGATGAAGAAGCATGGCCGGCTGACAACAGCCGCGCCCGCGCCGTGA